One part of the Microbacterium aurugineum genome encodes these proteins:
- a CDS encoding DEAD/DEAH box helicase translates to MSSPSEKYARARQAAEHPESSAFAALQKFQLDPFQVAGCHALENGRSVLVAAPTGAGKTIVGEFAIHLAMQTPTDKAFYTTPMKALSNQKFRELVDVYGADQVGLLTGDTNINGNARIVVMTTEVLRNMIYADSTALRDLRYVIMDEVHYLADRFRGAVWEEVIIHLPAQVRLVSLSATVSNAEEFGDWLDTVRGDTEVIVSEIRPVPLEQHVLVRDDLLPLFDDRAGLATAQVNQELMRIRSSTTSTYDNNRQAQAYRSNRHAGRQAQRPSRGGRRPVRAANARRIERMDRPGVVRLLERSNLLPAIFFIFSRVGCDAAVQQVRRSGVRLTSTEERAEIRAIVEDRTRTLQDEDLDVLGYWEWLDNLERGVASHHAGLLPAFKEVVEELYQRKLVKVVFATETLALGINMPARTVVLEKMEKFNGEARVAITSGEYTQLTGRAGRRGIDVEGHAVVQWTEGMDPQAVAALASRRTYPLNSSFRPTYNMAVNLIDMFGKPRARQILESSFAQFQADRAVVGLARQVREAEESLAGYQSAMACEHGSFPEYAAIRRELSDLEKKNRQDSQAPRASRDKRMKRIQTLRTQMQRHPCHRCPDREAHARWAERYWKLKRQTDRIRRQIETRTGTVARVFDRVVEVLETLEYVTHDGADTTLTDAGRTMRRIYGERDLLVAESLRQGLWAGLDAPSLAAMACCLVYEPRRDEANSGERGLPRGAFRTAYEKTTTLWAELDDLEQDHHLPGSEPLAAGLAGAMHAWARGGALDRVLIDADMAAGDFVRWAKQTIDLLDQLSIVAEDAALARTARSALDGVRRGIVAYSSM, encoded by the coding sequence ATGAGTTCACCTTCCGAGAAGTACGCCCGGGCGCGCCAGGCGGCCGAGCACCCGGAGTCGTCCGCGTTCGCGGCGTTGCAGAAGTTCCAGCTGGATCCCTTCCAGGTGGCGGGGTGCCACGCGCTCGAGAACGGACGCAGCGTGCTCGTCGCCGCACCGACCGGAGCAGGAAAGACGATCGTCGGCGAGTTCGCGATTCACCTCGCGATGCAGACGCCGACCGACAAGGCGTTCTACACGACACCCATGAAGGCCTTGTCGAATCAGAAGTTCCGGGAGCTGGTCGACGTCTACGGCGCCGATCAGGTGGGACTGCTCACCGGCGACACCAACATCAACGGCAATGCGCGCATCGTGGTGATGACGACCGAAGTCCTGCGCAACATGATCTACGCCGACTCCACGGCGCTCCGGGATCTCCGTTACGTGATCATGGACGAGGTCCACTACCTCGCTGACCGTTTCCGCGGCGCTGTCTGGGAAGAGGTCATCATCCACCTGCCTGCGCAGGTGCGGCTGGTCTCCCTGAGCGCCACGGTCTCGAACGCCGAGGAGTTCGGGGACTGGCTCGACACGGTGCGCGGCGACACCGAAGTGATCGTCTCCGAGATCAGGCCGGTGCCGTTGGAGCAGCACGTGCTCGTGCGGGACGACCTGCTTCCCCTGTTCGATGACCGCGCCGGCCTCGCCACGGCCCAGGTCAACCAGGAGTTGATGCGCATCCGCTCATCGACCACGTCGACGTATGACAACAACCGACAGGCGCAGGCGTATCGGAGCAACCGGCATGCGGGCCGACAGGCGCAGCGCCCTTCCCGAGGAGGCCGCCGTCCCGTCCGTGCCGCGAATGCGCGCCGGATCGAACGGATGGATCGTCCGGGTGTCGTGCGCCTTCTGGAGCGCTCGAACCTCCTCCCGGCGATCTTCTTCATCTTCAGTCGCGTGGGGTGCGACGCGGCCGTGCAGCAGGTGCGTCGCTCCGGCGTCCGTCTGACGTCGACGGAGGAGAGAGCCGAGATCCGGGCCATCGTCGAGGACCGCACCCGCACCCTCCAGGACGAAGACCTCGACGTCCTGGGCTACTGGGAGTGGCTGGACAACCTCGAACGCGGTGTCGCCTCTCATCACGCCGGTCTTCTACCCGCCTTCAAGGAGGTCGTGGAAGAGCTGTATCAGCGCAAGCTCGTCAAGGTGGTGTTCGCGACCGAGACCCTGGCTCTCGGCATCAACATGCCGGCGCGTACGGTCGTGCTCGAGAAGATGGAGAAATTCAACGGCGAGGCACGCGTCGCGATCACGTCGGGGGAGTACACACAGCTCACCGGTCGCGCCGGACGCCGTGGCATCGACGTCGAGGGCCACGCCGTCGTGCAGTGGACCGAGGGGATGGATCCCCAGGCCGTCGCTGCCCTCGCGTCCCGACGCACATACCCCCTGAACTCGAGCTTCCGTCCGACATACAACATGGCCGTGAATCTGATCGACATGTTCGGCAAACCCCGAGCGCGGCAGATCCTCGAGTCGTCCTTCGCGCAGTTCCAGGCGGATCGTGCCGTCGTCGGCCTCGCTCGGCAGGTGCGCGAAGCCGAGGAGTCGCTCGCCGGTTATCAGAGCGCGATGGCTTGTGAACACGGGAGCTTCCCAGAGTACGCCGCGATCCGCCGCGAACTGAGCGATCTCGAGAAGAAGAACCGCCAGGACTCCCAGGCGCCGCGAGCGTCACGGGACAAGCGGATGAAGCGCATCCAGACCCTGCGTACGCAGATGCAGCGCCACCCGTGCCACCGTTGTCCCGACCGCGAGGCTCATGCCCGCTGGGCGGAGCGCTATTGGAAGCTCAAGCGCCAGACAGACCGGATCCGGCGCCAGATCGAGACACGCACCGGAACGGTCGCGCGGGTGTTCGACCGCGTCGTCGAGGTCTTGGAGACACTCGAATACGTGACGCATGATGGCGCGGACACGACGCTGACGGATGCCGGACGCACGATGCGCCGTATCTACGGCGAGCGGGATCTGCTGGTGGCCGAGTCCCTGAGACAGGGTCTCTGGGCGGGCTTGGATGCTCCTTCGCTGGCAGCCATGGCCTGCTGCCTCGTGTACGAACCGCGACGCGATGAAGCCAATTCGGGGGAGCGCGGCCTGCCGCGTGGCGCATTCCGCACCGCCTACGAGAAGACCACCACGCTCTGGGCTGAGTTGGATGACCTGGAACAGGACCACCATCTTCCCGGCAGCGAGCCGCTCGCCGCCGGTCTGGCGGGCGCCATGCACGCCTGGGCGCGCGGGGGAGCGCTGGACCGGGTCCTGATCGACGCCGACATGGCAGCGGGAGACTTCGTGCGCTGGGCCAAGCAGACCATCGATCTGCTGGATCAACTCTCGATCGTCGCGGAGGATGCCGCGCTGGCGCGTACCGCGCGGAGCGCTCTCGACGGAGTCCGCCGCGGCATCGTGGCCTACTCGTCGATGTGA